Proteins from one Impatiens glandulifera chromosome 2, dImpGla2.1, whole genome shotgun sequence genomic window:
- the LOC124924537 gene encoding keratin, type II cytoskeletal 1-like, with protein sequence MDLKKKRLKSVSLSSGNLLKRINRAEKELEEEEQNKSDSESEKDEHEKSMEVHTNFSPIQIIAADSQYNSSKEGSSADGTKLMKSMSTLLTTLQKNMAVMQSNMTKIMKAQKEDKKNIADLVKTHNELELTLKKNTYEVEVSNTNFGRFEKKLFSRQSEMMSLERQINLDHQREVMEAMGLVQNQLDEIQGSMRRTDDERLEYADSITRIFQAEENTKATKKEYNIITQGEAVRDRRGDGIATGTRSKRRPTNNENPRPTKRGGIQSGSDRGGRSSGDREGCSSGDREGRSTGSDHGGRTSGSGRGGHGLPPF encoded by the exons ATGGATCTCAAGAAAAAGAGGCTGAAGTCAGTCAGCCTAAG TTCAGGGAACTTGCTCAAAAGGATTAACAGGGCAGAGAAggagttggaagaagaagaacaaaataAATCGGATAGTGAATCAGAGAAGGATGAACATGAGAAATCCATGGAAGTTCATACAAACTTCAGTCCAATTCAGATCATTGCAGCAGATTCACAATATAATTCATCTAAGGAAGGATCTTCAGCTGACGGTACAAAGCTCATGAAGTCGATGTCAACTTTGTTAACAACGCTCCAGAAAAATATGGCAGTTATGCAATCCAATATGACAAAAATTATGAAAGCCCAGAAAGAAGACAAGAAGAACATTGCTGATCTTGTTAAAACTCATAATGAGTTGGAGCTAACATTGAAGAAAAACACGTACGAGGTTGAAGTCTCCAATACGAATTTTGGAAGGTTTGAAAAGAAACTCTTCAGTCGACAATCTGAAATGATGAGCCTTGAAAGACAGATAAATCTTGATCATCAAAGAGAGGTTATGGAAGCAATGGGCTTGGTTCAAAATCAGTTGGATGAAATTCAAGGCAGCATGAGAAGAACAGATGATGAAAGACTAGAGTATGCTGATTCCATTACAAGGATATTTCAAGCTGAAGAGAATACTAAAGCTACTAAGAAAGAGTATAATATCATCACTCAGGGAGAGGCTGTTAGAGATAGAAGAGGTGATGGTATTGCAACCGGCACCAGATCTAAACGAAGGCCAACCAATAATGAAAACCcaaggccaactaaaagaggcggaATCCAAAGCGGCAGTGATCGCGGAGGCCGAAGCAGCGGTGATCGCGAAGGTTGCAGCAGTGGTGATCGTGAAGGCCGAAGTACTGGAAGCGATCATGGTGGGCGAACTAGTGGAAGTGGTCGTGGTGGACACGGTCTTCCTCCGTTCTAG